The proteins below are encoded in one region of Erinaceus europaeus chromosome 15, mEriEur2.1, whole genome shotgun sequence:
- the VASN gene encoding vasorin, whose protein sequence is MPPHAPPVLLLLLLALGRGARGCPASCQCSQPGTVFCAARRGTSLPSDVPPDTTHLYVFENGIAALDAPSLAGLPGLQLLDLSQNQLASLPAGVFQPLANLSNLDLTANRLREITNETFQGLHRLERLYLGRNRIRVIQPGAFDALRHLLELKLPGNQLGALPPLHLPRLLLLDLSHNPLPTLEPGALDTANVEALRLAGLGLRALDDGLLGRLRNLHDLDMADNQLERVPPAVRGLRGLTRLRLAGNTRLAQLRPEDLAGLSGLQELDLSNLSLRALPRELAGLFPRLRLLAAARNPFNCVCPLSWFGPWVRDSHLQLASPEETRCHFPPKNAGRLLLDLDYADFGCPATTTVTTTTTTTTEAATTTPSTRPEVRKPTPPPASPVPTGPAPMGPTATEASSLPPTALPTPGPAPVPQDCPSSTCLNGGTCHLGPRHHLECICPEGFEGLYCESPVRPSPATATRRPPGPLPLGLEPASPTSLRVELRRYVQARPAQLKGLRLTYRNLSGPDKRSVTLRLPASLAEYTVTQLQPNATYSVCVRPLGPSRGLEGEEACGEAHTPPAARSNHAPVTQAREGNLPLLIAPTLAAMLLALLAAIGAAYCVRRGRAAAALAAAQDKGQVGPGAGPLELEGVKAPLEPGPKVPEGGGEALAGGAECTVPLMGYSGTGPQGPLPSKPYI, encoded by the coding sequence ATGCCCCCTCACGCGCCCCCGGTTCTGCTCCTGTTGCTGCTGGCACTGGGGCGCGGGGCACGGGGCTGCCCAGCCAGCTGCCAGTGCTCCCAGCCTGGGACCGTCTTCTGTGCCGCCCGCCGGGGGACCTCGCTGCCCAGCGACGTGCCACCTGACACAACCCACCTGTACGTCTTTGAGAACGGCATCGCTGCCCTGGACGCCCCCAGCCTGGCCGGCCTGCCGGGCCTGCAGCTCCTGGACCTGTCGCAGAACCAGCTGGCTAGCCTGCCCGCGGGCGTCTTCCAGCCCCTCGCCAACCTGAGCAACCTGGACCTGACGGCCAACCGGCTGCGCGAGATCACCAACGAGACCTTCCAAGGCCTGCACCGCCTGGAGCGCCTCTACCTGGGCAGGAACCGCATCCGCGTCATCCAGCCCGGGGCCTTCGACGCACTCCGCCACTTGCTAGAGCTCAAGCTGCCCGGCAACCAGCTAGGGGCACTGCCCCCCCTGCACCTGCCACGCCTGCTGCTGCTGGACCTCAGCCACAACCCGCTGCCCACCCTGGAGCCCGGCGCCCTGGACACGGCCAACGTGGAGGCGCTGCGGCTGGCCGGCCTGGGGCTGCGGGCGCTGGACGATGGGCTGCTGGGCCGCCTACGCAACCTCCACGACCTAGACATGGCCGACAACCAGCTGGAGCGCGTGCCGCCCGCTGTGCGCGGCCTGCGGGGCCTCACCCGTCTGCGGCTGGCCGGCAACACCCGCTTGGCCCAGCTGCGGCCCGAGGACCTGGCCGGCCTGAGCGGCCTGCAGGAGCTGGACCTGAGCAACCTCAGCCTGCGCGCCCTGCCGCGCGAGCTGGCCGGCCTCTTCCCCCGCCTGCGGCTCCTGGCCGCTGCCCGCAACCCCTTCAACTGCGTGTGCCCGCTCAGCTGGTTCGGGCCCTGGGTGCGCGACAGCCACCTGCAGCTCGCCAGCCCCGAGGAGACGCGCTGTCACTTCCCGCCCAAGAACGCCGGCCGGCTGCTCCTGGACCTGGACTACGCCGACTTCGGCTGCCCGGCCACCACTACCGtcaccactactaccaccaccaccacggagGCTGCCACCACGACACCCAGCACCCGGCCTGAGGTGCGGAAGCCCACGCCCCCACCTGCCAGCCCGGTGCCCACGGGACCTGCCCCCATGGGGCCGACTGCCACTGAGGCCTCCAGCCtaccccccacagccctgcccaccccggGGCCTGCCCCAGTGCCCCAAGACTGCCCCTCGTCCACCTGCCTCAACGGGGGCACCTGCCACCTGGGGCCAAGACACCACCTGGAGTGCATCTGCCCAGAGGGCTTCGAGGGCCTGTACTGCGAGAGCCCTGTGAGGCCCAGCCCGGCCACAGCCACTCGGCGGCCACCGgggcccctgcccctgggcctggAGCCAGCCAGCCCCACCTCCCTGCGTGTGGAGCTGCGGCGCTACGTACAGGCCAGGCCAGCACAGCTCAAGGGCCTCCGCCTCACCTACCGCAACCTGTCAGGCCCTGACAAGAGGTCTGTGACACTGAGGCTGCCTGCCTCACTGGCCGAGTACACGGTCACCCAGCTGCAGCCCAATGCCACCTACTCTGTCTGTGTCAGGCCCCTGGGGCCCAGCAGGGGGCTGGAGGGCGAGGAGGCCTGCGGGGAGGCCCACACACCCCCGGCTGCCCGCTCTAACCACGCCCCGGTTACTCAGGCCCGAGAGGGCAACCTACCACTTCTCATTGCTCCCACGCTGGCTGCCATGTTACTGGCCCTGCTGGCCGCCATCGGGGCAGCCTACTGTGTGCGGCGGGGACGGGCTGCAGCAGCGCTGGCGGCAGCTCAGGACAAGgggcaggtgggacctggggctggGCCCCTGGAGCTGGAAGGAGTGAAGGCCCCCTTGGAACCAGGCCCCAAGGTGCCAGAGGGTGGAGGGGAGGCCCTGGCGGGGGGGGCCGAGTGCACAGTGCCGCTCATGGGCTACTCGGGGACCGGGCCGCAGGGGCCCCTGCCTTCCAAGCCCTACATCTAG